The following proteins are co-located in the Vigna angularis cultivar LongXiaoDou No.4 chromosome 2, ASM1680809v1, whole genome shotgun sequence genome:
- the LOC108326917 gene encoding pentatricopeptide repeat-containing protein At5g16420, mitochondrial has protein sequence MFQSTLSGISRRQRRPFSTAVSAAIAANSVPASPLPPSSFTIRPPVHPWPRRLTPLNLASLISRQHDPDLSLQVFHHAQSLHPSLSHAPQPLHALFLKLSRARRFSILESLLTRLPSPPPEPSLVILIRAYGLAGKPLSAVRLFLKLQPLRVRTSVKSLNALLNALVQNKRYSLAHSVFKSSAEKFGVVPDVVSCNILLKALCKSNEVDVAVRVLDEMGLMGLVPNVVSYTTVLGGYVFRGDMESAMKVFGEILDRGWVPDATTYTVLMSGFCRMGKFVEAIRVMDLMEENRVQANEVTYGVMIEAYCKGRKSGEAVNLLEDMVAKGFVPNSVLCCRVVDLLCEEGSVERAWEMCRGMVRKGIQFGGAVVSTIVHWLCKEGKVVEAREVLDELEKGEVASLLTYNTLIVGMCERGELCEAARLWDDMVEKGRVPNAFTYNVLIKGFCKVGNVKEGIRVLEEMVESGCLPNKSTYSILVDGISVSGGKKEEIEKVVLLAMTAGVDGDLWELFLKLVVNLDGNAAKLDRILTENAV, from the coding sequence ATGTTCCAGTCCACACTGTCCGGCATATCCCGGCGGCAGCGCCGCCCTTTTTCCACCGCCGTCTCCGCCGCCATCGCCGCCAACAGCGTTCCTGCCTCGCCGCTCCCTCCCTCATCCTTCACCATCCGGCCCCCAGTCCACCCTTGGCCTCGCCGCCTCACTCCTCTCAACCTCGCTTCCCTCATCTCCCGCCAACACGACCCCGACCTCTCTCTCCAAGTCTTTCACCACGCCCAATCCCTCCACCCCTCCCTCTCTCATGCGCCGCAACCCCTCCACGCGCTTTTCCTTAAACTCTCACGCGCCCGCCGCTTCTCCATCCTCGAGTCCCTCCTCACGCGCCTCCCCAGTCCGCCGCCAGAACCCTCACTTGTCATCCTCATCCGCGCATACGGCCTCGCCGGAAAACCCCTATCTGCCGTCCGCCTCTTCCTCAAACTCCAACCCCTCCGCGTCCGAACCTCCGTCAAATCCCTCAACGCGCTCCTGAACGCACTGGTTCAGAACAAACGGTACAGTTTAGCGCACTCAGTGTTTAAAAGCTCTGCGGAAAAATTCGGGGTTGTGCCTGACGTTGTTAGCTGCAACATTTTGCTCAAGGCTCTATGTAAGAGCAATGAAGTTGATGTTGCGGTTAGGGTTTTGGATGAGATGGGTTTGATGGGTTTGGTTCCGAATGTGGTTAGTTATACAACTGTGTTGGGTGGGTATGTGTTTAGGGGTGATATGGAGAGTGCTATGAAGGTTTTTGGGGAGATTTTGGATAGAGGGTGGGTGCCTGATGCAACCACTTACACTGTTTTGATGAGTGGATTTTGTAGGATGGGAAAGTTTGTGGAGGCAATTAGGGTTATGGATTTGATGGAGGAGAATAGGGTTCAAGCTAATGAGGTTACTTATGGTGTCATGATTGAGGCTTATTGTAAGGGGAGGAAATCTGGGGAGGCTGTGAACTTGCTTGAGGATATGGTGGCAAAGGGGTTTGTGCCAAATTCGGTGTTGTGTTGTAGAGTTGTTGATTTGTTGTGTGAGGAGGGGAGTGTGGAGAGGGCTTGGGAGATGTGTAGGGGGATGGTGAGGAAAGGGATTCAGTTTGGTGGCGCGGTGGTGAGTACGATTGTGCATTGGCTTTGCAAGGAGGGGAAGGTGGTGGAGGCAAGGGAAGTGTTGGATGAACTGGAGAAGGGGGAGGTTGCGAGTTTGTTGACTTATAACACACTGATTGTGGGAATGTGTGAGAGAGGGGAGCTTTGTGAGGCAGCGAGGCTGTGGGATGACATGGTGGAAAAGGGTAGAGTTCCAAATGCATTTACTTACAATGTGTTGATTAAAGGGTTTTGTAAGGTTGGGAATGTGAAGGAGGGTATCAGAGTGCTGGAGGAGATGGTGGAGAGTGGATGCTTGCCTAACAAATCAACATACTCCATATTGGTTGATGGGATTTCTGTTTCAGgaggaaagaaagaggaaatCGAGAAGGTAGTTTTGTTGGCCATGACGGCTGGAGTTGATGGTGACTTGTGGGAACTTTTCTTAAAACTTGTGGTCAATTTAGATGGCAATGCAGCTAAACTGGATAGGATATTGACAGAGAATGCAGTGTGA